A DNA window from Selenomonas sp. oral taxon 126 contains the following coding sequences:
- a CDS encoding response regulator transcription factor, which produces MINVMIADDQELIRESLKIVLEMNEDMRVTAMAASGREALELLAQTPVDIILMDIRMPELDGVLCTKAVKERYPEVRIIILTTFDDDDYVYSALKYGASGYLLKGGSVQDLANAIRVVVSGGNILNPDVTNKVVKLFSQMAQSPYVTEADLQGVSELTHTERSIAQLVGRGLSNKEISAALALSEGTVRNSLSTALSKLNLRDRTQLAIWAVQIGLSQMRGAK; this is translated from the coding sequence ATGATTAACGTCATGATTGCGGACGATCAGGAGCTCATTCGCGAGAGTCTGAAGATCGTCCTCGAGATGAACGAGGATATGCGGGTGACGGCGATGGCGGCGAGCGGGCGCGAGGCACTGGAACTCCTCGCCCAGACCCCTGTCGACATCATCCTCATGGACATCCGTATGCCGGAACTCGACGGGGTGCTCTGTACGAAGGCGGTCAAGGAGCGCTATCCCGAGGTGCGAATCATCATTCTCACGACCTTTGATGACGACGACTATGTATACTCCGCGCTGAAATATGGGGCGAGCGGCTACCTGCTGAAGGGCGGGAGCGTGCAGGATCTCGCGAATGCGATCCGCGTCGTCGTCTCGGGCGGCAACATCCTCAACCCCGATGTCACGAACAAGGTCGTGAAGCTCTTCAGTCAGATGGCGCAGAGCCCCTATGTGACGGAGGCGGATCTGCAGGGCGTGAGCGAGCTGACGCATACGGAGCGCAGCATTGCCCAGCTCGTCGGCAGAGGGCTCTCGAACAAGGAGATCTCGGCGGCACTCGCGCTCTCGGAGGGCACCGTCCGCAACAGCCTCAGCACGGCGCTCTCAAAGCTGAACCTGCGTGACCGCACACAGCTTGCGATTTGGGCAGTGCAGATCGGCCTCTCGCAGATGAGAGGGGCGAAATGA
- a CDS encoding ABC transporter substrate-binding protein yields MSVQRKIGILLLVLLIAALLGSWLVWRSSPVVTVGIFAGSNWGVPQGEPYAIIDRAIEKFEAAHPGVRVQYVSGIQRGDYAEWLAGQFLQGGEPDVFLLPTEDFALYAERGALCDLTPLMESDPEFSAEVYDGTAFQNGQYDGRSYALPCENMITLMFVNKTLLAREGLAMPPQNWTWTDFLALTKLLTKDTDGDGVPDQFGCYDYTWEQAAVSNGVRLFRADGKASYFADPRMEEALRFLKELEAAHAGRKVTARDFDMGRVAFRPFTFAEYRTYKPYPWRVKKYSSFEWDCIPLPAGPSGGNISVMNSLLVGMSARTERRELAWSFMKLLSCDPEIQAMVLEKSHALPARRDVLRARGAEEIFLWDSGESAMTVEDVGRAMERSVTPDHFDRHAEVMLYADRAIAALIEEPPPFHNALNRLQKEVNAILQQ; encoded by the coding sequence ATGAGCGTGCAGCGGAAAATCGGCATTTTGCTCCTCGTCCTCCTCATCGCCGCGCTCCTCGGCTCGTGGCTCGTATGGCGCAGCAGCCCCGTCGTGACCGTCGGCATCTTCGCGGGCAGCAACTGGGGCGTGCCGCAGGGCGAGCCATACGCCATCATTGACCGCGCCATCGAAAAATTCGAGGCGGCACATCCGGGCGTGCGCGTGCAGTATGTGAGCGGTATCCAACGCGGGGATTATGCGGAGTGGCTGGCGGGGCAGTTTTTGCAGGGCGGGGAGCCCGATGTATTCCTCCTGCCAACAGAGGATTTTGCACTCTATGCCGAGCGCGGCGCACTGTGCGACCTCACGCCGCTGATGGAGAGTGATCCGGAATTTTCCGCAGAGGTCTATGACGGTACGGCGTTTCAGAACGGGCAGTACGATGGGCGCAGCTACGCGCTGCCCTGCGAGAACATGATTACGCTCATGTTCGTCAACAAGACCCTGCTCGCGCGCGAGGGGCTTGCAATGCCGCCGCAGAACTGGACATGGACGGACTTTCTCGCACTGACGAAACTCCTCACGAAGGATACAGACGGGGACGGGGTGCCCGACCAATTCGGCTGCTATGACTACACATGGGAACAGGCGGCGGTGTCCAACGGCGTACGGCTCTTTCGCGCGGATGGCAAGGCGTCCTATTTTGCCGACCCGCGCATGGAGGAAGCCCTGCGCTTTCTGAAGGAACTCGAGGCAGCGCACGCTGGGCGCAAGGTGACGGCGCGGGATTTCGACATGGGGCGCGTGGCGTTTCGTCCGTTCACCTTTGCCGAGTATCGCACATACAAGCCCTATCCGTGGCGCGTCAAGAAGTACAGCTCCTTCGAGTGGGACTGCATCCCGCTGCCGGCGGGACCCTCGGGCGGCAATATCTCCGTGATGAACAGTCTGCTCGTCGGCATGAGCGCGCGCACGGAGCGGCGCGAACTCGCGTGGTCGTTCATGAAGCTCCTCAGCTGTGACCCCGAGATACAGGCGATGGTGCTCGAGAAGTCGCACGCGCTCCCCGCGCGCCGCGATGTCCTGCGGGCGCGCGGGGCGGAGGAGATCTTTCTCTGGGACTCGGGGGAGAGTGCGATGACTGTTGAGGATGTGGGGCGCGCCATGGAACGCTCGGTGACCCCCGACCACTTCGACCGCCACGCGGAGGTCATGCTGTATGCCGACCGTGCGATTGCGGCGCTGATCGAGGAGCCGCCGCCGTTCCACAACGCGCTCAACCGTCTGCAAAAGGAAGTCAATGCGATTTTGCAGCAGTGA
- a CDS encoding sensor histidine kinase, whose product MTGLLRAVRGRAFEDVHWLLYAYNAIVIALLTAFLCLTQYKIHMSMGAYAFMKQVHALPFSPLESIFLTALAFLLLTLFGWMYRLGSGDNRARLYLLLMLEIAACMVLMRSVNFAYDGVVLLVVADMMQRYEGHHRAYLLIGAMVVLYLIANVNLGLYQTKVIPFEAYISYYDSTTQSVLLALRSACSSLNTILFVSYLVLLIKNKNEERERIRLLNEKLEEANQRLRAYAIHAGRMAETRERNRLAREIHDTLGHALTGITAGLDACMVTLESAPEFTRAQLARIRDAAQKGITDVRRSMKKLRPDAMEKLPFQEAIAAMTAEFAASSGMEVALDVQQWPANLREDQEDVIYRVLQESLTNAHRHGQAKHVRITIGENVGILCIRIADDGTGCTEVTPGFGLRHMQERLYLLHGTVNYESADGFTVEVAIPLSGGGSVHD is encoded by the coding sequence CGTCATCGCCCTCCTCACGGCATTTCTCTGCCTGACCCAGTACAAGATCCACATGTCGATGGGGGCATACGCCTTCATGAAACAGGTGCATGCGCTACCGTTTTCGCCTCTTGAAAGCATTTTCCTGACGGCGCTCGCCTTTCTCCTGCTCACGCTGTTCGGCTGGATGTACCGCCTCGGCTCCGGTGATAACCGCGCGCGTCTCTACCTCCTGCTGATGCTTGAGATCGCCGCCTGCATGGTGCTCATGCGCAGCGTGAACTTCGCCTACGACGGCGTCGTGCTGCTCGTTGTCGCCGACATGATGCAGCGCTACGAGGGGCATCACCGTGCCTATCTTCTGATCGGTGCGATGGTCGTGCTCTATCTCATCGCAAACGTCAACCTCGGGCTGTACCAGACGAAGGTAATCCCGTTTGAGGCGTATATTTCCTACTACGACAGCACGACGCAGAGCGTTCTGCTCGCACTGCGGAGTGCGTGTTCCTCGCTGAATACGATCCTCTTCGTTTCCTACCTCGTTCTCCTCATCAAGAATAAAAATGAGGAGCGCGAGCGCATCCGTCTGCTCAATGAGAAATTGGAGGAGGCGAACCAGCGTCTGCGGGCGTACGCCATCCACGCGGGGCGCATGGCGGAGACGCGCGAGCGCAATCGTCTCGCGCGCGAGATTCACGATACGCTCGGGCACGCGCTCACGGGCATCACGGCGGGGCTGGATGCCTGCATGGTGACGCTTGAGAGTGCGCCGGAGTTCACGCGTGCACAGCTGGCACGCATTCGCGACGCGGCGCAGAAGGGCATCACGGACGTGCGCCGCTCGATGAAGAAGCTGCGCCCCGACGCGATGGAGAAGCTGCCGTTCCAGGAGGCAATCGCCGCGATGACGGCGGAGTTTGCGGCATCCTCGGGGATGGAGGTCGCGCTCGACGTGCAGCAGTGGCCGGCGAATCTGCGCGAGGATCAGGAGGATGTCATCTACCGCGTGCTGCAGGAGAGTCTGACGAACGCGCATAGGCACGGGCAGGCGAAGCATGTGCGTATCACCATCGGGGAGAACGTCGGCATCCTCTGCATCCGCATTGCGGACGACGGCACGGGCTGCACCGAGGTCACACCTGGATTCGGGCTGCGCCATATGCAGGAGCGGCTGTATCTCCTGCATGGGACGGTGAACTACGAAAGCGCGGACGGCTTCACGGTCGAGGTCGCAATACCGCTGAGTGGGGGAGGGAGCGTGCATGATTAA